A genomic segment from Klebsiella africana encodes:
- a CDS encoding aspartate-semialdehyde dehydrogenase: MSEGWNIAVLGATGAVGEALLETLAERQFPVGEIFALARNESAGEHLRFGGKSVIVKDAAEFDWTQAQLAFFAAGVEASAAYIEDATNAGCLVIDLSGLFALEPDVPLVVPDVNPFVLGDYRNRNLIAVPNSLTSQLLTALKPLIDQGGLSRISVTNLLSASGQGKKAVDALAGQSAKLLNGIPIDEDDFFGRQLAFNMLPLLPDREGSVREERRIVDEARKILQDDGLMISASVVQSPVFYGHAQMVSFEAMRPLAAEEARDAFTRGEDIELSEEGEFPTQVGDASGNARLSIGCVHNDYGMPEQIQFWSVADNVRFGGALMAVKIAEKLIEEYLY; this comes from the coding sequence ATTGCCGTACTGGGCGCAACGGGCGCCGTAGGCGAAGCCCTGCTCGAAACTCTTGCTGAACGCCAGTTCCCGGTGGGGGAGATTTTTGCTCTGGCGCGCAATGAAAGCGCAGGCGAACATCTGCGGTTTGGTGGCAAGTCGGTGATCGTTAAAGACGCTGCCGAATTTGACTGGACCCAGGCCCAGTTGGCTTTCTTCGCCGCCGGCGTCGAAGCCAGCGCGGCGTATATCGAAGATGCGACAAACGCCGGGTGTCTGGTTATCGATCTCAGCGGCCTGTTTGCGTTGGAGCCGGACGTACCGCTGGTGGTGCCGGATGTGAATCCATTCGTGTTAGGCGATTACCGCAACCGCAATCTGATTGCGGTGCCCAATAGTCTGACTAGCCAACTGCTGACGGCGCTCAAGCCGCTGATCGATCAGGGTGGACTGTCGCGCATTAGCGTTACCAACCTGCTCTCCGCCTCGGGGCAGGGGAAAAAAGCGGTGGATGCGCTGGCAGGGCAGAGCGCTAAGCTGCTGAACGGCATCCCTATCGATGAAGACGATTTCTTTGGCCGCCAGCTGGCGTTCAACATGCTGCCATTGCTGCCGGATCGGGAAGGTAGCGTGCGCGAAGAGCGTCGGATCGTCGATGAAGCGCGCAAAATTCTTCAGGATGACGGGCTGATGATCTCCGCCAGCGTCGTTCAGTCGCCGGTCTTCTACGGCCATGCGCAGATGGTGAGCTTCGAAGCGATGCGTCCGCTGGCGGCGGAAGAGGCGCGTGACGCCTTTACCCGCGGCGAGGATATCGAACTTTCTGAAGAGGGCGAATTCCCGACTCAGGTTGGCGATGCCTCCGGCAATGCCCGCCTCTCCATCGGCTGCGTGCATAACGATTACGGCATGCCGGAGCAGATCCAGTTCTGGTCGGTCGCGGATAACGTCCGCTTCGGCGGGGCGCTGATGGCGGTGAAGATCGCCGAGAAGCTTATTGAGGAGTACCTGTACTGA
- a CDS encoding DedA family protein: MDLIHFLIDFILHIDVHLAELVAQYGVWVYAILFLILFCETGLVVTPFLPGDSLLFVAGALSALPTNDLNVHLMVLLMVIAAIVGDAVNYTIGRLFGEKLFSNPNSKIFRRSYLDKTHSFYERHGGKTIILARFVPIVRTFAPFVAGMGHMSYRHFAAYNVVGALLWVLLFTYAGYLFGDLPVVQENLKLLIVAIIVLSVLPGVIEIIRHKRAAAKQTK; encoded by the coding sequence ATGGACTTGATTCACTTTTTAATTGATTTCATCCTGCATATTGATGTGCACCTTGCCGAGCTGGTTGCCCAGTACGGTGTCTGGGTTTATGCCATTCTGTTTTTGATTCTGTTCTGTGAAACCGGGCTGGTGGTGACGCCGTTCCTGCCGGGAGATTCACTGCTGTTTGTGGCGGGGGCGCTCTCGGCGCTGCCGACGAACGATCTCAATGTTCACCTGATGGTACTGCTGATGGTCATCGCGGCTATCGTCGGTGATGCGGTCAACTACACTATTGGTCGGTTGTTTGGCGAGAAGCTGTTCAGTAATCCGAACTCAAAGATTTTCCGTCGCAGCTACCTGGATAAAACTCATAGCTTCTACGAACGTCACGGCGGGAAAACCATTATCCTGGCGCGCTTTGTGCCGATAGTCCGAACCTTCGCGCCGTTTGTGGCGGGAATGGGGCATATGTCCTATCGTCATTTTGCAGCCTATAACGTAGTCGGGGCGCTGCTGTGGGTTCTGCTGTTCACCTACGCCGGCTATCTGTTTGGCGATCTGCCGGTGGTGCAGGAGAACCTGAAGCTGCTGATTGTGGCGATCATCGTCCTCTCCGTTCTGCCTGGCGTGATTGAGATTATCCGCCATAAGCGGGCGGCGGCGAAGCAGACGAAGTAG
- the dedD gene encoding cell division protein DedD, producing the protein MASKFQNRLVGTIVLVALGVIILPGLLDGQKKHYQDEFAAIPLVPKPGDRDEPDMLPAATQALPSQPPEGAAEEVRAGDAAAPSLDPSRIPVNSNSFDDVQEPVVAAKPQPKPQPKPQPQQQAATPTPPPAKPQQQQPPQQQAALPAPTGKAYVVQLGALKNADKVNEIVGKLRASGFKVYTSPSTPVQGKITRILVGPDASKDKLKGQLGDLQQISGLSGVVMGFTPN; encoded by the coding sequence GTGGCGAGTAAGTTTCAGAACCGTTTAGTCGGGACAATCGTGCTGGTGGCGCTGGGGGTGATTATCCTGCCAGGGCTGCTGGACGGGCAGAAAAAGCATTACCAGGATGAGTTTGCCGCGATCCCGCTGGTACCGAAACCAGGCGATCGCGATGAACCGGATATGCTGCCGGCGGCAACCCAGGCGTTGCCTTCGCAACCGCCGGAAGGGGCGGCGGAAGAGGTGCGGGCGGGCGATGCCGCCGCGCCATCGTTAGATCCATCGCGTATTCCGGTGAACAGCAACAGCTTCGATGACGTTCAGGAGCCGGTGGTGGCCGCGAAACCGCAGCCCAAGCCGCAGCCGAAACCGCAGCCGCAACAGCAGGCCGCGACGCCAACGCCGCCGCCGGCTAAGCCACAGCAGCAACAGCCCCCGCAGCAGCAGGCGGCCCTGCCGGCGCCGACCGGCAAAGCCTATGTGGTTCAGCTGGGCGCGTTGAAGAACGCCGATAAGGTGAATGAGATTGTCGGTAAACTGCGGGCCTCGGGTTTCAAAGTCTATACGTCGCCTTCGACGCCGGTACAGGGTAAAATTACCCGCATCCTCGTCGGCCCGGATGCGTCAAAAGACAAGCTGAAAGGCCAGCTGGGCGATCTGCAGCAGATCTCCGGGCTTAGCGGGGTGGTGATGGGCTTCACCCCGAACTGA
- the purF gene encoding amidophosphoribosyltransferase codes for MCGIVGIAGVMPVNQSIYDALTVLQHRGQDAAGIITIDANNCFRLRKANGLVSDVFEARHMQRMQGNMGIGHVRYPTAGSSSASEAQPFYVNSPYGITLAHNGNLTNAHELRKKLFEEKRRHINTTSDSEILLNIFASELDNFRHYPLEADNIFAAIAATNRLIRGAYACVAMIIGHGMVAFRDPNGIRPLVLGKRDVGDGRTEYMVASESVALDTLGFEFLRDVAPGEAVYITEKGQLFTRQCADNPVSNPCLFEYVYFARPDSFIDKISVYSARVNMGTKLGEKIAREWEDLDIDVVIPIPETSCDIALEIARILDKPYRQGFVKNRYVGRTFIMPGQQLRRKSVRRKLNANRAEFRDKNVLLVDDSIVRGTTSEQIIEMAREAGAKKVYLASAAPEIRFPNVYGIDMPTANELIAHGREVDEIRQIIGADGLIFQDLNDLIDAVRAENPDIQQFECSVFNGVYVTRDVDQQYLDYLDSLRNDDAKAVQLQNEVENLEMHNEG; via the coding sequence ATGTGCGGTATTGTCGGTATCGCCGGTGTTATGCCGGTTAACCAGTCGATTTATGATGCGCTAACGGTGCTCCAGCACCGTGGACAGGATGCCGCTGGCATCATCACCATTGATGCCAACAACTGCTTCCGGTTGCGTAAGGCTAACGGGCTGGTAAGCGACGTATTCGAAGCCCGCCACATGCAGCGTATGCAGGGCAATATGGGTATTGGCCATGTGCGTTATCCTACGGCGGGCAGCTCCAGCGCCTCCGAGGCGCAGCCGTTTTACGTAAACTCGCCATATGGCATCACATTGGCGCATAACGGCAACCTGACCAATGCGCACGAGCTGCGTAAAAAGCTGTTTGAAGAAAAACGCCGCCATATCAATACCACCTCTGATTCCGAAATCCTCCTCAATATTTTCGCCAGTGAGCTGGATAACTTCCGTCACTACCCGCTGGAAGCGGACAACATCTTCGCTGCGATTGCGGCGACCAACCGCCTGATTCGCGGCGCATACGCGTGCGTGGCGATGATCATCGGTCATGGCATGGTGGCCTTCCGCGATCCTAACGGCATTCGTCCGCTGGTGCTGGGTAAACGTGACGTTGGCGACGGTCGCACTGAGTATATGGTGGCCTCGGAAAGCGTGGCGCTTGATACGCTTGGTTTTGAATTCCTGCGCGATGTCGCGCCGGGCGAAGCGGTCTATATTACCGAGAAAGGCCAGCTGTTTACCCGTCAGTGTGCCGATAATCCGGTCAGCAACCCATGCCTGTTCGAGTACGTCTATTTTGCCCGTCCAGACTCGTTTATCGACAAAATTTCCGTCTACAGCGCTCGCGTCAACATGGGGACTAAGCTGGGCGAGAAGATTGCCCGCGAGTGGGAAGATCTGGATATTGACGTCGTTATTCCGATCCCGGAAACCTCCTGCGACATCGCTCTGGAAATCGCCCGTATTCTCGACAAGCCTTATCGTCAGGGCTTCGTGAAGAACCGCTATGTCGGCCGGACGTTTATCATGCCGGGTCAGCAGCTGCGTCGTAAATCTGTTCGCCGTAAGCTTAACGCCAACCGCGCGGAATTCCGCGATAAGAATGTGCTGCTGGTCGACGATTCCATTGTACGCGGCACCACCTCTGAGCAGATCATTGAGATGGCGCGGGAAGCCGGGGCGAAAAAAGTTTATCTGGCCTCCGCTGCGCCGGAAATTCGTTTCCCGAACGTGTACGGTATCGATATGCCGACCGCCAACGAACTGATCGCCCATGGCCGCGAAGTGGATGAGATCCGTCAGATCATCGGCGCCGACGGCCTGATTTTCCAGGATCTCAACGATCTGATCGACGCGGTGCGCGCGGAGAACCCGGATATTCAGCAGTTTGAATGTTCTGTGTTCAACGGCGTGTACGTCACACGGGATGTCGACCAGCAGTACCTCGACTACCTTGATTCTCTGCGTAACGATGATGCCAAAGCGGTCCAGCTGCAGAACGAAGTCGAAAACCTTGAGATGCACAACGAAGGGTAA
- the truA gene encoding tRNA pseudouridine(38-40) synthase TruA, translating into MSEMEQQPICKIALGIEYDGSKYYGWQRQNEVRSVQEKLEKALSQVANEPITVFCAGRTDAGVHGTGQVVHFETRAQRKDAAWTLGVNANLPGDIAVRWVKHVPADFHARFSATARRYRYVIYNHRLRPAVLSHGVTHFHQPLDAERMQRAAQCLLGENDFTSFRAVQCQSRTPWRNVMHINVTRYGAYVVVDIKANAFVHHMVRNIVGSLMEVGAGNQPESWMAELLAAKDRTLAAATAKAEGLYLVSVDYPAHYDLPVLPMGPLFLAD; encoded by the coding sequence ATGTCTGAGATGGAGCAACAGCCGATCTGTAAAATCGCGCTGGGCATCGAGTACGACGGCAGCAAATATTACGGCTGGCAGCGGCAAAACGAAGTGCGCAGCGTGCAGGAGAAGCTGGAAAAGGCGCTCTCGCAGGTGGCGAACGAACCGATTACCGTCTTTTGCGCAGGCCGCACCGACGCCGGTGTCCATGGCACCGGCCAGGTGGTGCATTTTGAAACCCGGGCGCAGCGGAAAGATGCCGCCTGGACGCTGGGGGTAAATGCGAATTTACCTGGTGACATCGCGGTGCGCTGGGTCAAACATGTACCGGCGGATTTTCACGCCCGGTTCAGCGCTACGGCACGCCGCTATCGCTACGTCATCTATAATCATCGCCTGCGTCCGGCGGTGTTAAGTCATGGCGTGACGCATTTTCACCAGCCGCTCGACGCTGAGCGTATGCAGCGCGCCGCGCAGTGTCTGCTGGGAGAGAATGATTTCACCTCGTTTCGCGCGGTGCAGTGCCAGTCGCGTACCCCGTGGCGCAACGTGATGCATATTAACGTTACCCGCTACGGCGCGTATGTGGTGGTGGATATCAAAGCGAATGCCTTTGTACATCATATGGTCAGGAATATTGTAGGCAGCCTGATGGAAGTCGGGGCCGGAAACCAGCCGGAGAGCTGGATGGCAGAACTGCTGGCAGCAAAAGACAGGACGCTCGCTGCGGCAACGGCAAAAGCGGAAGGGTTGTATCTGGTGTCGGTGGATTACCCGGCCCACTATGATTTACCGGTGCTGCCAATGGGCCCGCTGTTTCTGGCGGACTAA
- the cvpA gene encoding colicin V production protein: MVWIDYAIMAVLGLSCLVSLIRGFVREALSLVTWGCAFYVASHYYADLSVWFTGFEDERVRNGIAIAALFIVTLIVGAIVNYVIGQLVEKTGLSGTDRVLGICFGALRGVLIIAAILFFLDTFTGMAKSDDWHQSQFIPYFTPVIRWFFEYLQSSSSFLPKV; this comes from the coding sequence ATGGTCTGGATTGATTACGCCATTATGGCGGTGCTGGGTCTTTCTTGCCTGGTCAGCCTGATCCGCGGCTTCGTTCGCGAAGCTTTATCGTTAGTCACGTGGGGTTGCGCCTTTTATGTCGCCAGCCACTACTACGCTGACCTGTCTGTCTGGTTTACGGGCTTTGAGGATGAACGGGTTCGAAATGGGATTGCTATTGCGGCGCTGTTTATCGTGACGCTCATCGTTGGCGCTATCGTGAACTATGTGATAGGCCAGCTGGTGGAGAAGACCGGTTTGTCAGGTACCGACAGGGTATTGGGGATCTGCTTCGGCGCGCTACGTGGGGTGCTGATCATCGCCGCTATCTTGTTCTTCCTCGACACCTTTACCGGGATGGCGAAGAGCGATGACTGGCATCAGTCGCAGTTTATTCCCTATTTTACCCCTGTCATCAGATGGTTTTTTGAATACCTGCAAAGCTCGTCAAGTTTCTTGCCTAAAGTATAG
- a CDS encoding sigma-54 interaction domain-containing protein, with product MASTNEELASALKMFSRFFDLIHQPLAVINERGEYVYYNQESADLDGYSIEQAMGKHMLDVYPSMKENQSTMLSSLKDGVEYIGHYQIYYNARGQAVDYQHTTAPLYSSKGNMVGVIEIGRNMSGVRRLQEQVVELNHLLYAQGREKHHAIITENAEMLAIIAKAKRLAVSNIPVTIVGETGTGKELFSRLIHQCSKRANKPFIALNCGALPPTLVESTLFGAMRGAYTGAENSQGYLELANGGTLFLDELNAMPIEMQSKLLRFLQDKTFWRLGGQHPIHSDVRIIAAMNESPARLIQQERLRPDLFYRLNVGMLMLPPLRTRPEDIPLLANYFIDKYRSEVPQDIHGLSEAARIALLSHSWPGNVRMLENAIVRSMIMQETDGMLKKIVFENEELNLGGPETPTSLPSLPAAEPDNESSLEARVANYERGLIETALDTYQGNIAAAARSLNVSRTTLNYKVQKYGIRFGVVHR from the coding sequence ATGGCATCCACCAATGAAGAGCTCGCTTCCGCACTTAAAATGTTCTCTCGTTTCTTTGATCTGATACATCAACCGTTGGCCGTTATTAACGAACGAGGTGAATATGTCTATTACAACCAGGAAAGCGCCGATCTGGACGGGTATAGTATTGAACAAGCGATGGGTAAACATATGCTGGATGTCTACCCCAGCATGAAAGAGAACCAAAGTACGATGCTTTCTTCACTAAAAGACGGGGTCGAGTATATTGGTCATTACCAGATTTACTACAATGCCCGGGGCCAGGCGGTGGATTACCAGCATACCACCGCCCCGCTCTACTCCAGCAAGGGCAATATGGTCGGTGTTATCGAAATCGGCAGGAATATGTCCGGCGTCCGGCGATTACAGGAACAGGTTGTTGAGCTAAACCATCTGCTCTACGCTCAGGGCCGTGAAAAGCACCATGCTATCATTACTGAAAACGCGGAAATGCTTGCCATTATTGCCAAAGCTAAACGTCTGGCGGTGAGTAATATTCCCGTGACAATTGTTGGCGAAACGGGTACGGGTAAGGAACTTTTCTCCCGTCTTATCCACCAGTGCAGTAAACGCGCCAACAAACCCTTCATTGCGCTGAATTGCGGGGCGCTCCCGCCAACCCTGGTGGAGAGTACGCTTTTTGGCGCTATGCGCGGCGCTTATACTGGCGCGGAAAACAGTCAGGGCTATCTGGAACTGGCAAACGGTGGAACGCTTTTTCTTGATGAACTGAACGCAATGCCAATCGAGATGCAGAGCAAGTTGCTTCGCTTCTTACAGGATAAAACGTTCTGGAGGCTAGGCGGTCAACACCCTATTCATTCCGACGTGCGTATTATTGCCGCAATGAATGAATCCCCTGCGCGATTGATTCAGCAAGAGCGTCTGCGCCCGGACCTGTTTTATCGGCTTAACGTCGGGATGCTCATGCTTCCGCCACTACGCACTCGCCCGGAAGATATTCCTCTGTTGGCCAATTATTTCATTGATAAATATCGCAGTGAAGTTCCGCAAGATATCCATGGTCTCAGCGAGGCGGCACGTATTGCGCTACTGAGCCATTCCTGGCCGGGCAATGTCAGGATGCTGGAAAACGCCATTGTTCGCAGTATGATCATGCAGGAAACCGATGGCATGCTGAAAAAGATCGTATTTGAAAACGAAGAACTGAATTTAGGCGGCCCGGAGACCCCAACATCGCTTCCCTCTCTCCCGGCAGCAGAACCGGATAACGAGAGCTCTCTCGAGGCACGGGTAGCAAATTACGAAAGGGGGTTGATAGAAACCGCGCTGGATACTTATCAGGGAAATATTGCGGCGGCGGCGCGCAGTCTCAACGTCTCCCGAACGACGCTGAACTATAAGGTACAGAAATACGGCATCCGTTTTGGCGTCGTACACCGTTAA
- the accD gene encoding acetyl-CoA carboxylase, carboxyltransferase subunit beta — translation MSWIERIKSNITPTRKASIPEGVWTKCDSCGQVLYRAELERNLEVCPKCDHHMRMSARNRLHSLLDEGSLVELGSELEPKDVLKFRDSKKYKDRLASAQKETGEKDALVVMKGTLYAMPVVAAAFEFSFMGGSMGSVVGARFVRAVEQALEDNCPLICFSASGGARMQEALMSLMQMAKTSAALAKMQERGLPYISVLTDPTMGGVSASFAMLGDLNIAEPKALIGFAGPRVIEQTVREKLPPGFQRSEFLIEKGAIDMIVRRPEMRLKLASILAKLMNLPAPVAASEAPHEGVVVPPAPDQEPEA, via the coding sequence ATGAGCTGGATTGAACGAATTAAAAGCAACATCACTCCCACCCGCAAGGCGAGCATTCCTGAGGGTGTATGGACCAAGTGCGACAGCTGCGGTCAGGTACTCTACCGCGCCGAGCTGGAGCGCAACCTGGAGGTTTGTCCTAAGTGCGATCACCATATGCGCATGTCGGCGCGTAATCGCCTGCATAGCCTGTTGGATGAAGGTTCTCTGGTAGAGCTGGGTAGCGAACTTGAGCCAAAAGATGTGCTGAAGTTCCGCGATTCAAAAAAATACAAAGACCGCCTGGCGTCCGCTCAGAAAGAGACGGGCGAGAAAGACGCGCTGGTGGTGATGAAAGGCACGCTCTACGCGATGCCGGTGGTTGCCGCTGCCTTTGAGTTCTCCTTTATGGGTGGCTCGATGGGTTCCGTCGTCGGCGCGCGTTTTGTGCGCGCGGTGGAGCAGGCGCTGGAAGATAACTGCCCGCTGATCTGCTTCTCCGCCTCCGGTGGCGCCCGTATGCAGGAAGCGCTGATGTCGCTGATGCAGATGGCGAAAACCTCCGCCGCGCTGGCGAAAATGCAGGAGCGCGGACTACCGTATATCTCCGTGCTGACCGACCCGACCATGGGCGGCGTATCGGCGAGCTTTGCGATGCTGGGTGACCTGAACATTGCCGAGCCGAAAGCGTTGATCGGCTTTGCCGGTCCTCGCGTCATTGAGCAGACCGTACGCGAGAAGCTGCCGCCGGGATTCCAGCGCAGCGAGTTCCTGATTGAAAAAGGGGCGATTGATATGATCGTTCGCCGCCCGGAAATGCGTCTCAAGCTGGCCAGTATTCTGGCGAAGCTGATGAACCTGCCGGCGCCGGTAGCTGCTTCTGAAGCGCCTCATGAAGGCGTGGTGGTGCCGCCGGCACCGGATCAGGAACCTGAGGCCTGA
- the dokD gene encoding ornithine/lysine decarboxylase DokD: MTDSIIENYNQLRRNVVEADRRFQQKDGHLCFEGVDLDALARKYPTPFYVFSEPEIIRNIKEIEQAFAAHNNTKTFFASKTCSVMGVLKAIRDAGICAEANSQYEVRKCLEIGFRGDQIVFNGVVKKPADLEFAIANDLYLINVDSLYELDHIDAISRKLKKVANVCVRVEPNVPSATHAELVTAFHAKSGLDLEQAEETCRRILEMPYVHLRGLHMHVGDQVPESEPFAKATKVLVDESRRLEEVLGIKFDLINVGGGIPVPYKYDEENGDPLKDNMYAGITAQDFADAVIREVHKWRTDVEICIEPGRKVTGSAAVLLTEVACEKRKTNYDLDGNVECHVEWKFVDAGYSILSDSQHFDWFFYVYNASRMTEAHDAWIKLAGPLCDGGDYFHMGVKGEEFLMPKTTTPGDIIAFLDAGAYTIESQTVYNNRPRSAVVMIDKNGQDRLIRREDSYEDMVKYDLY, from the coding sequence ATGACTGACTCCATTATCGAAAATTACAATCAATTACGTCGCAACGTTGTCGAGGCCGATCGACGCTTCCAGCAGAAGGATGGCCACCTGTGTTTTGAAGGTGTTGATCTCGATGCTTTAGCGCGTAAGTACCCGACGCCGTTTTATGTTTTCTCTGAGCCAGAAATTATTCGTAATATCAAGGAGATAGAGCAGGCATTTGCCGCACATAACAATACGAAAACTTTTTTTGCTTCAAAAACTTGTTCCGTCATGGGGGTACTGAAAGCCATTCGGGATGCAGGTATCTGCGCCGAAGCCAATTCGCAGTATGAAGTCCGTAAATGCCTTGAGATTGGTTTTCGCGGGGATCAGATCGTGTTCAACGGTGTGGTGAAGAAGCCCGCCGACCTGGAGTTTGCGATTGCCAACGATCTGTATTTAATCAACGTCGATAGCCTGTATGAACTTGATCATATTGATGCGATCTCTCGCAAGCTGAAAAAGGTGGCTAATGTTTGTGTGCGCGTAGAACCTAATGTGCCTTCTGCCACACATGCTGAACTCGTCACTGCTTTCCACGCTAAATCCGGTCTCGACCTTGAACAGGCAGAAGAGACCTGCCGTCGAATCCTGGAGATGCCTTATGTCCATCTGCGCGGATTGCATATGCACGTAGGTGATCAGGTACCTGAATCAGAACCGTTTGCGAAAGCCACAAAAGTTCTGGTGGACGAGTCTCGTCGTCTGGAAGAAGTGTTAGGCATTAAGTTTGATTTGATTAATGTGGGCGGGGGTATTCCAGTTCCTTATAAATACGATGAAGAAAACGGTGACCCACTTAAAGACAATATGTATGCCGGGATCACCGCGCAGGATTTCGCGGATGCGGTGATCCGCGAGGTGCATAAATGGCGTACTGATGTTGAAATCTGTATTGAGCCAGGACGCAAAGTCACTGGATCCGCTGCGGTATTGCTAACAGAAGTTGCCTGTGAAAAGCGTAAAACAAACTATGACCTCGATGGCAATGTGGAGTGTCACGTTGAATGGAAGTTTGTCGATGCGGGGTACAGCATTCTGTCCGATAGCCAGCATTTCGACTGGTTCTTCTATGTATACAATGCCTCCCGAATGACCGAGGCCCATGATGCATGGATCAAGCTTGCCGGCCCTCTGTGCGATGGTGGTGACTATTTCCATATGGGCGTTAAAGGCGAAGAATTCCTGATGCCGAAAACCACCACGCCTGGCGATATTATCGCGTTTCTTGATGCCGGGGCGTATACCATTGAAAGCCAAACTGTCTATAACAACCGCCCGCGTTCTGCCGTGGTGATGATTGATAAAAATGGACAGGACCGTTTAATTCGCCGGGAAGATAGTTACGAAGATATGGTCAAGTACGACCTTTATTAA
- the folC gene encoding bifunctional tetrahydrofolate synthase/dihydrofolate synthase produces MEKDPIPQATSPLATWLSYLEHLHSKTIDLGLARVSEVARQMDIVKPAPFVFTVAGTNGKGTTCRTLETVLMAAGYKVGVYSSPHLVRYTERVRIQGAELPEAAHTASFAEIEAARGDISLTYFEYGTLSALWLFKQAQLDVVILEVGLGGRLDATNIVDADVAAITSIALDHTDWLGPDRESIGREKAGIFRAGKPAVVGEPDMPHTIAEVASEKGALLQRRGVDWRYDVEGDTWSFHDAAGALSHLPLPQVPLPNAATAVAALRASGLAVDDAILRAGIRDAILPGRFQIISNAPRVILDVAHNPHAAAYLAGRLKTLAKTGRILAVIGMLHDKDIAGTLANLAPEVDTWYCAPLEGPRGATAEQLVEHLRGGTVYSSVAQAWHAAMADAKVEDTVLVCGSFHTVAQVMEEIDAGRIGGE; encoded by the coding sequence ATGGAAAAAGATCCTATTCCTCAGGCCACGTCGCCCCTGGCTACGTGGCTTTCTTATCTGGAACATCTGCACAGTAAAACCATCGACCTGGGGCTGGCGCGCGTCAGCGAGGTCGCCCGGCAGATGGATATCGTTAAACCGGCGCCGTTCGTCTTTACGGTCGCGGGCACCAATGGCAAAGGCACCACCTGCCGCACGCTGGAAACCGTCCTGATGGCGGCCGGCTATAAAGTGGGGGTATACAGCTCCCCGCACCTGGTGCGTTACACCGAACGCGTGCGCATTCAGGGAGCGGAACTGCCGGAGGCGGCGCATACGGCTTCGTTTGCTGAAATTGAAGCGGCGCGGGGTGATATCTCGTTGACCTATTTTGAGTACGGCACGCTCTCGGCGCTATGGCTGTTTAAGCAGGCGCAGCTGGATGTAGTGATCCTGGAGGTGGGCCTCGGCGGCCGTCTCGATGCCACCAACATCGTAGATGCTGACGTCGCGGCGATCACCAGCATCGCCCTCGATCATACCGACTGGCTGGGGCCGGATCGCGAAAGTATCGGCCGGGAAAAAGCCGGTATCTTCCGTGCCGGTAAACCGGCGGTGGTAGGGGAGCCGGATATGCCGCACACCATTGCTGAAGTGGCGAGCGAGAAGGGCGCCCTGCTCCAGCGCCGCGGCGTCGACTGGCGCTATGATGTGGAGGGCGATACATGGTCCTTCCACGATGCGGCCGGGGCGTTAAGCCACCTGCCGTTGCCTCAGGTGCCGTTGCCGAATGCAGCGACGGCCGTGGCGGCGCTGCGCGCCAGCGGACTTGCGGTGGATGACGCTATCCTGCGCGCGGGGATCCGCGACGCGATACTCCCGGGACGCTTTCAGATAATCAGCAACGCCCCGCGGGTGATCCTCGATGTGGCGCACAACCCGCACGCGGCGGCTTATCTCGCCGGGCGTCTCAAAACGTTAGCGAAAACGGGACGCATACTGGCGGTTATTGGTATGCTGCATGATAAAGACATCGCCGGCACGCTGGCCAATCTGGCCCCGGAAGTCGATACCTGGTACTGCGCGCCGCTGGAAGGCCCGCGCGGGGCGACGGCGGAGCAGCTGGTGGAACATTTGCGTGGCGGCACAGTCTATAGCAGCGTGGCGCAGGCGTGGCATGCGGCCATGGCTGACGCGAAAGTGGAAGATACCGTGCTGGTGTGTGGTTCGTTTCACACCGTAGCGCAGGTTATGGAAGAGATAGACGCGGGGAGAATCGGTGGCGAGTAA